CTATTGTGCACAAATCTTCTACTGTGCACAAATCTTCAAGAAGGTATGGAGACTTCTGAGCCACCCCTtatcctttcttgttttattttattccatggTGGAAAATGATAACATGAGATACCATTAGCAGATCTCATCTATAAATTGAGTATATTGTAAAACTATTATTCCAAGGGGCAATTGTAAATTATCAAATAACCTAAAATTTGTGAACTGCTTGCCATAGTATCTAATATACTACCACTCTGCCTAACTGTCGCTCTTTAAATATTGTTTtccagtagagctggccctggtagTGTGAGTGTGAGTAGACTGGATCTGGggacctgagagcaggagaactggccctgttGCTTGTTGCAGGCTGCATTGGGTAAGCTAGCTCTTGCCTTGGTAGTGGCAGGTAGAGACAATGAGGGACAGCTGGCAGGTTGACCAACCCAGataccacccagacccagaatCCAGGGCTATGAATTGGTGCACTCCAACATCCATGTCATTTGTTAACTGTTGGAACATGGAGCTGGATGAACCTACAGAtacaaaacagcaggatctccatgacacaggacaaaaacaggatattcaagaggagccccagtgagaacCCATTATAGGTGGTATAGCCAGAGGCCTCCGgccaatgaacacttgcaagtaacaATGAATGgcctaaagggtaaactgtgtgaccaCACTATAATTTCTAGTACAagattcttccctccctcccccttttttctccctccctccctccctcctctctctgttttgttttgttttgtttggtttggtttggtttggtttttcttttaaatctggtTTGTTTTTAGAGGAGGTTGCAATAGCCGAGAGTGGATGCAAGGAGACTAGGAGATAAGTGGTATAAGaatgcatgatgtaaaattcaCAACAAAtcaattaaagttaaaaatattacCTGTCTACAGTTATTACTCAAATCTAAGGAATACGTACTGCGAGGATCTTGATGAAGGACCCTTGTGAGGGTGAAGATGATTTTGCCATTGCAGATTAGCATGATGAGAAGAGGGAAAATGAAGAGGCAGCTGAAGGTGAAAAAGTTGTAAAAGGCTTGGTGCCACCACTGCGGAAAACTGCAGTGTGTGACACATTGAGAGAAAACTTCCGCTTGCCCAGAGCCATCTTCTAGGTAGATCATCCTGAAGATATATAACtgtgaaaaagcaacaaaaaatttgtgtctttttccaaaagcattccttccttcctttatgccGATAGTCTTCCTACCTAAAGCAATTTCTAAATCCCTAGGCATTACACTTTGACAATTGTATGAAACTTGTAAGTGAGGTTTGCTTAAACTACGCTCGTGTTAGCTTGGATGACCTGTAGGATTTTGTAATTGGTGGAATTATTTCAGCCTTGAAGAACAATGATCACCTAAAGACTTAAACTTCACTTGCACTTTCAGTTCCCCAGAGCAGCCTTGTTGAAAGTGATTTTGTTCATTCTATATCCACAGTGTTTAAAACTGTGCCATAAGCATACATATTAAATTTGTTTTAGACATTGAAAGGTGTAGTAATAtggtatactttttaaaatggtcAAAACACATAAATGGTTTAGAGGCTTCTCCCCCTGTTCTAAGTGGAAGATAGGCATGAGCAGAGATGTTGGAAAAGGGGGCTGGTGGAAGATAAGCCCCATTCTTGTTTCtcatagagtttttttttttttttttcttcgagacagggtttctggaactagctcttgtagaccaggctggtctcgaactcacagagatccacctgcctctgcctcccgagtgctgggattaaaggcgtgcgccacctgtGCTGGCTGCCTGAAGAGTTCTTATAAAACATAGGCACCACATTTCCGCATAAAGCTTCAGTTTTAAATACATAaagttttgggggctggagagatggctcagaggttaagagcaccgactgctcttccagaggtcctgagttcaattcccagcaaccacatggtggctcacaaccatcctttatgagatctggtgccctcttctggtgtgcagatattcacggaagcagaatgttgtatacataataaataaataaaatcttttaaaaaaaagttttgactGGTCGACAGTTGTGAGTTCAATAATGATTGTCACTTTGAgcagtctcagaaagaagttagcGCTGAGGCAACCAAGAAAACCAAAATTTTATCTTGGTGGCTGTATCTCTTGGAGTAAGAAAGCTCTTTGTACTTAAACACTCTGAGGTTGCAGATAGGTTTCTCCCATTGTGTGAAGAACCAAGGCAACTGGGAAGCTTCCCACACGTGTCCACTAAACAAGCACCCGCCTCCTTAAAAGACCCAGCTTCCTTCATTATGCCATCCCTTTGTCACCCCTACaccctgcatgtgtctgtgcatttgtatatttatatttattttcagccCTGCCTATGAGGAGAGCCTAGAAATGGCTTGGCTTCTAAATTTCTTACTTTACCAAAAGGATACAGCGCTCATTGGAGTAGATGGCCCAAAGCCTGCGGCAGACAAAATACAATATGTTGTTCAGTTGACTGTGCCAGAGTCTGGGACTGTTCAGAGAAGAACTGAATATGAAAGAAAGACTAAAAATTATTTGGATAAATCTGAGAAAGTTTAATagttaaaataaagaagaagccaggtgcacacctttaatcccagcactcgggaggcagaggcaggcggatctctgtgagttctagaccagcctggtctacaagagctagttccaggacagcctccaaagccacagagaaaccctgtctcaaaaaaccaaaataaataaaaaaataaataaataaataaataaatagatagatagatagatagataaataaataagaaattaaaagtaatgataaaagcagggtgtggtggtggcacattccttttgtcctagcatttgggagttagaagcaggcagacctctgtaagtcccaggccagccaaagctttgtaacaagaccctgttttaaagaaacaaactaacaaaataacaAGCAAAAAGCAGTGGCAAACTATCAATTAAAGCAAGAATTCATGGATCtatatgaatataaattataCAACCACAAAATGGGTATAATTGAAAACTTTTCCTTAATATAGAATGTTAACTgataaagggaaaataaagtggagtttttttgttctgtttttgctCATTGTTATACTACTGACTGGCTTCAGCAAAAATCAGCAATAGATGGAATAACAATCGGTGAAAGTTTGAGAATAGgacattaaaaatatcaaaatatctaCCTGCTAGACACTTATTCATTATAAAGAGAAAGATTATAAAAGGAGAAATATCTATGTAATTAATATTATAGATTATGGGACCAGTTGACATCATTTGTTTCTCTAGACAACTCGTTGAAATGAAACCAGCATTACATCTTCAGTATGTTTACTTAAGATACAGCTTTGAGAAAATCTAAGATAAACCTAAACTGAGGAACAATGTACAAATGGCCTGTACTCTTCAAAATATCACTTTTATGAATCATGAAGGAAGTCTGGAATAGTTCCAGCAAACATGACTTAGGTGACAGCACAGGAACCACCACATCgccttgggttttcttttgttaaaaggGTATAAATTGGAGAACTGGAAGGAATTGAGGAAGAAGAAAacgtgatcaaaatatattgcttttttttttttacttaatttctttTAGAGGGCAGGAAATAACTAGGATGACAAATGCAATTTCAGTAGGGCATGTAGAGGAAGTGATAGCATCCCGTTAGTGCTAACTCCTATGGGGTGTGTGAGATCTCTTTAAATACCCAGTGAAGTCAAGACTGGTAAAGAAATGCTGTATCTCCAACttttaaagaactcaaaaaacccTTTAGGAGTGACAATAACTGTGGTAGCTTGAACGAGAATGCCCCtggtaggctcatatatttgcatgcctACTCTTCAGTTGCATGGTTTGGAAGGGTTAGGAGATGTAGCTGTAGCTTCAGGGCTCTAATGCCCTCTTGTGGTCTACATGGGCATGCCACATACAAAGACGCTTGAAAAACAAATCAGTGAGTAAATTCTAGGTAGACTTTCTATTTTTCCTGACTCATGaagcacatttcttttttttttaaaataaattttatttaaattaaaaccaatcttattttacataccaatcccagttacctctccctcccatccttccactacccccccatctccccagcccacccccatccactcctctgagaggatgaggcctcccatggggcatcatcaaagtctgtcacatcatttggggcaggacctaggtcctcccctgtgtatttaggctaagagactatccctctatagggaatgggctcccaaatcccattcatgccctagggatacatcctggttccactgccagaggccccatagactgccctggcctcccaactgacacccaagttcagggggcctggatcagtcctatgctggtttcccagctgtcagactagggtctgtgagctcccacttgctcaggtcagtcgtttctgtgggtttccccatcatggtcttgacacttttgctcatcacttcttcctctctacaactggattccaggagtctggcccagtgcttagctgtggatctctgcttctgcttccaccagctgctgggtgaaggatCTATGATGGAAGCACACCCGAGTGTGTCCTGGAGAAACTtcattttcctggatttctttactTTGGGAGGTTTTGAAtgtcatcattttaaaagaattctgaAATATTACTTTCTTTGTAGATTGGAGGGAAAAAACTTGTATCTTATATTTGTAATTACAGTATTGGTTTTTCAATTTGCAATCTTTTATCAAGTAGAAAATAAAGTTTAGCTTGCCCCTAGGAAGTCTCCAAAATACACTATAACAAGAATGGATATattataacagagggagacatttttggtttacagagaaaccaagcactagggaaatgtatggagatctacaaagatgacaccagctaactatctcagcagtggaggagaggctaccttaaatgccctcccctgattatgagattgatgactgacttatatgccttcatacagcagctggtggaagtagaagcagacacccataactaatcactgatctgaactggaatccagatgcagagaaggactagtgaagagcacagaggtccagaccaggctggtgaaacacacagaaacagctgacctgaatatccaggaactcttgctcctcagtctGATAGcatggaataccagcatgggactgatccaaaccctaggaacatgggtttctgtgaggaaacctcagaaacctatgggacttcctgtagaagcccagtatttatccctagcataggtgtggactttgggagcccatttcatatagaggaatactccctgagccaagacacacgggggtgggcctagaccctattccaaaggatacgaaagactctgatgacaccctatggaaggcctcaccatccagggggaacagaaaagatatgtgacagataaggttttagttggcgggggcggggggggaggtaggggatgatgggtgggagaagggaaccaggattgtcatgtaaaacaatcctgtttctaattcaaataaaaaaagttgggaaaaaaaaaaaaaaagaaaaggaagtttaAATTAATCCACTAGAGGGCGACAAAGGATTATATCATTAGTCTCAAATCCAAGAAACCCAAGCAAGTCTGCTAATTTTATTCTAAGGTTCAAGTCAACTTTTTCCCACATTACAGACTGAGTCTTTCTTATCCCATACTTTTCAGCTTGAATTTATTTAAACTGTGgggttcttttgtgtgtgtggtgtttgagacaaggtttctctgtgtagctttggaacctgtcgtggaacttgctctgtagatcaggttggctttgaactcacagaaatctaactgtctctgcctcctgagttctgggatcaagggtgtgtgccactacttccAGGCCTAAACTGTAGTTTTAAAGtagatcaaacacacacacacacacacacacacacacacacacacacacacacacacactctctctctctctctctctgtcttgttctTAACAGTGTTTATTTTGCCATAATTAAGAATATTGTTTcccttctttaaaaacaattgaAGATACTTATTCCTTATTAGCATATGATACTTTGCCCACAGACAGGAATTTAGTAAGAGGATACTGTGGAGTCAATGTTACAATCTTAATACATGATAAACTGATTGGTTTAAAACCAGAAGTTCAAGAAAGCACATGGGGATTCAGAATATTACCCATGAATTAATTTGCTTTAGCCGtggttcaatttatttttattttcttcactgtGCTCTTCTGGGGGATTAATATAGGGATCCGCTTTGCTTTCAGTGGTTCTTTTGTCCTTGGAttctttcttcaatttctgttttctttttcctcctttatcCATGACTCTTGCCCTTATCAGTGTTTGTGTCACTTTGCCATAATCAAGAACATTCTGTTTACCTTCTTTGGAAGCAACTGAAGGTACTTATTTATTCTTAGAATATGATCTTTTATCCACACTTTACCAAGGCAACTGTAGTAAATACTAAATTTTCTTAAATGTAATTAGCTTCAGTTTCTCCAGCTAAAGTAGAGATCATAACAGAATCTCTACTTTAGTGATGCCATGACAACGGAGTTGCTACATGCAAAGTCCCTGGAATAGTGCCTGCAAAGCTAACACTGGATAAATCTCAGTCATCACTATTATAAAAAATTGAAGCACACAACTTTTCTTTGTATCCATAAATATTTAGTTATACTTCAAGAAACACATACTGTATGTTTTCCCTCTGGATATATATTTGTTACTTTAAGCTTTCTTTCCTATGGGATAGATTTGTCTGATATGGTAAGGTATAGTAGCTAAAACCTCTGGCCATAGTGGTCCATAAGCACTTGTGGGCCCCATTCACATATCCCTGACCCTTAACATATCAGCTACTGTGTTAGTCTTCAGTGTGTGCTTACGGCCCATGCATTGGACAGTAAACGGGAGAATAATGAATCCAAAGCCCTGTGCTACAAAGGGAACCACAGATTTCTAGTGTTTAGGTTGGTTTTAGACAGGCTGTAaggccaagctggcctagaacacacAGTATTatcaaggatgaccttcaacACATCATCCTTTGTCTCCACCTCAAGTTCAGAGACTATACGTATCCTACCCTGTACAGGTTTGGGTTTCTGTAAGCAGAGAAACTGGAGTACAGCATAGGGCTCAGGACAACATGCAGGTTGTCTACTCACAAGGAGGCCCATGGACATATGCTGAGGCCTCCAGAGGGTCTTCACAGCCACACTTAACACCTGAGACTTCTAGTTCCGAGTGCTAAATCTCAGAGTATCAAGGACTGGTTTAATCCTGAGGCTTAGCTGCttattttgggtttttaaagATCAGTAAAGTTTTGATgttctcttgggaaaaaaaataaagggccAGAAAGTCTGTTGTGAGAGTTTGTCTCCTAACTGCATCCATGGCACCCCAACAATAGAGCTGtgtaaaaagacatgaaaaatgatGACATCAATAGACACACTAACCCAGAAGGGGGGAAATCTCATATGTCCcactcctagacaaagaactcaGGCAATTAACAACAATTGTGAGAGGGAGAATTAATTTTTACAAGGAATGAGCTCTCTGTGTAGTACCCAGTACTAAGAAAGTGCTCATTCCTGAaatcatatatttgtatgtaacaTAAAACATACTAAGAaagttgtatttgtatttgtatccTTATGTATCTATTTCTAGATCATATGAGCAAACATCCCCATGCACATGCAATGTAATATAATTTCTATACTTATCTCATAACTCTGTCTAGTATTAATTAGGTTACTAGATATAGATATGTAAATAGCCCCATGAACAAAATAGAGTAGTGTAATTTAGACCTTGCCTATAGAATTAACTGTATTATATTGACATTTTCACTCATTAGACATTCCCTGGGCATCTCATATAATATTCATGGGCTTAATTTCTTTCTgcacaaaataagaataatatacataatttatattGTTATAGGGAACATTCATGAAATTATTGCATACAAAGCCATTTAGCATAATTCTGACACGGATTTTTGTCTTCAACTATTATTTCCCATCTGATTATTATTGCTGTTACTGAGTCTAGCATGCTATTACTGTGCTTTAAGCACCATTTGGAGTATTGCTCATGGAAGGTTGAGGATTTATTGAATTTAAGCTGTTTGTCAAGTTCAGAAGTGCATTTTACTCAGTAAATTAGCTCATGTGTCCAGGCAAGTCTCTACATATCTTCAGACCATGCTCCTTTACTCCAAAAACTAAGGAGTGGCCCATGTTTCTTGCCTACAGGCTTGTGTTAACTATACAATTTAAAAGCTGTTTTGGTAATACTCCACATGAACAAGATAAACCAGGAACATAAACTCTTCCTGCAAATACTTTGCAACTCTGCACTCCTGTGGTCTTAAATGACTCTCATTAAGGAATGTGATTTTCAATTATGTTCAGCCACACCTAAATTAGGAAATGACTGGTCATAAATAAAAGCTCCTCCCAAGACTTGACTGCTGGGATATCCTCGTCCCTGTCTCCCTCCTagatttttccttcttatttcctcTTCTAACTTATTTTTGGAAATGATAACTTTAAGATTTCTGTTATCATGTTCTGACACAGTTTTCAGTGAGTAGCGTGGCTTTGTGTGCCTTAAGAAAGTTTACTGATTAGTAAGAATACAagctaaaattttgaaaaatttgaataatttcttttctatataactattttctttagctctttcttaaagaaaaaaacaatttccTTTTCATATTTCAGTTTTTTCTTGCTAACTTCAAACAGACATGACTATTAatctaatctttaaaaataaagaatgacaGTAGTTAGTTTTATATATAGTACAACTTACATTTAGCATGGCTtatgaatttatatatatatttttgttttgggcCATCTAGCTATGGTAGCCTTGAATTTTCCATCCTACCATCTCATCTCCtaagtgctagtattaaaagAATGCACTAGTGTACCAGGTTTTTAATTACCCCTTTAAACTTAAAGTTAAGTGGCATTCTTGAAGTCACATAGCTGAAAGGGCATGGCTAGCAGGTacaaagctctgagtttgatctccatcATTACACAGACTACATGTGGTTTTATAGACCTGTAATCCCTACACACagaaaatagaggcaggaggaccagaagttcaaggttatcttctgcTACATAGCTAATTTGAGGTCACCCAGGGTTACATAAGACCTTctgtcaaacaaataaaaagataaagcatGTGAGAGTTTTCTGGACATGTTAGCAGAGTGTTTGATTCCTCTGATATCATCTTAACCTCAGTCTCATCATGTCATTGCTCGatgattcaaaagaaaaaaaattttcaagacaggttttctctgtagctttggagcctgtcctggggtCAAAACTATTTTTGTCTTGTTCTACTCTGTTTGAACCTACATATATTTTgttaaagtattttcattttaaaaagctacttcagattgaaattataattactttATGTCCCCCATCAAATTTTCATAAGATATGATGTATCATAATATCACATTATACTGTATGGATATGCACAATTATAATTTTacaactaaaattttaaatgctacaTTTTTTTATATAGAGCACGTAAAGGCTACCAGCCTTTCTCACAGATTTAAGGCTTTTTGAGTATATCAATACCTTATataattaaagatattttttctctttcatttacagatcaaatattttattgttatatctttaaaaattaattatattaccTTCATTAGTGCTGGGGACTGGACATAAGACTTTCAGACAAGGGCTATTCCCCTGGCTACATACCAGTCTTTTTCTGAGTTAGAGTTTCCATATAactttggctggccttgaacttgtgatcccctTGTCCCAGCATCCTAAGGGTGTGGTAAAAAGTACTCATCCCCATGCCTAGCATTATTTTTAATCGATGACATAAAACTATACACActctaagttttaaaatgtattctattaAGTATCCTATTAGGTACTATAAATATTTTCCATCTATGTAAGTCTCATGTTTAAACAGTCTCTTGGTTAACCACTGAATCCATTTCTACCAGAgcaaaaggaaagacagaagatgCTGAGCACAAAGGGAGAACACCTACAATCCCTTtagcttgggaggctgaggcagggggatttaaGTTTGAGAACAGCTTTGGCAACATATTTCAAGTCAACtgaagagaaagaatgggaaagtAGGAGGGGCTGCGCATATGTTCAGTTGTGAGAAGAGGTTTTAGGGGACATTTACTATGTAGTACAGATCACAATAGATAATTTAATACATCATTCATCTAACCATCATGAAAGCATGTGAAATAGGCATTTATCCCATTTTATGAATCAATCAACAGAGCCTCAGAGAGCTTAAGAAATTTTCCTGAGAAGACAAAATAGTCAGGGTTAAAGTCTACTACTCTGACTTTCAAGAGACCCAGTTCTTAAAGGCCACACGGTAGGCGCTGCCTTGATTCAAGGTTAGATACAAAATAACCATATCCACCAAATTCAGGAGTAATGGTTTACCTGTGGTCCTGCAAAGACAATACTGAGAATCCAGGCGAGGCCGATCATGGACTGTTCTAGTTTGCTGTTGCTTTGTACAGCAAGGGGCCGAGTGATGGCCAGGGAGCGGTCCAGGCTAATCACTACCATCATGAAGGCTGGGGCATACATAGAGAAGAGCTTCAGATAGCTGAGAACTTTGCAGAGGAACTCCCCAGCGTACCATTGTACTGTAATATTCCACATGCCGTCCAGTGGCATGACAATCAGAGTCTCCAGCAGGTTGGCTAAAGTCAAATGCTTTAAGAGCACCTTCATTCTTGAGagctttctccctttctccttcttctgagTCCACTTCTGCAGCTTCGACAAGAAAGAGGCATTGAAGGCAGtcgagaggaggaaaaggaagaaagtcacTGCCACGCGGATTTTTCCAGATAAGGTTAGAGTGGGAAGCTTGCCCTGTATCAAAGGGATGCTGTTGTTGATGGCTGAGCAGGGATTTTGGTTCTGCTCAAGAGAGGCATTGTTAGCCATATTTCTCCAATGACAGGTTTTAAGAGTCTCTGTTACGTCTGATGTTTTATTGTAACTGAGCACAAAAGAGCTGTTTTATTTCTGCCTTCTTCAGATAGAAACGTCACAGGTTTACATTTATGTCAAATTTATTTTCCCCAAGATAGTCTGGACTTAATGTGAAAGATCAAGGTGAACTTGTTTGGTGGGTTTGTAATCTAAAAGAGTGCTAACAGAAGATGCCAGGCACATGCTGAAGGCCAAGTGTAACTGTACCACCTCAGCAGATGGCCTGTTGCTCACAGTGTTTTATCCTAGATGAAGAAGGACACTTGAACTCTAATTTTGACGTTAACAGTGACTCATAATACTGTTCAATTAACTTTAATGAATACATTTTCTAAAAACTGTTGTGAATAGACAGGTGCAACgtgaaatacataaaataatttaaagacctAGATCCTATAGAAAAGTCTGTTGTTTGAAGATCACGTTTCTCAAaataagtttttctttatttttctatttatttgttttacacccTGACCTCATCCTCTAtgccctcccccctcctccccttgtAGCCTTCCCAACCCATCCCTCCTCTGTATTGGCTCAGAAAGGGGCTGGCTTCCCTTGGGCATCAgcccaacaatttttttttttaaagaaacaggatTGAGTAGTCACAGATGGACATATATGCTAACTTAAAACTATCCTACCCAAGGCATGGAGCTAGTACTTCAACTGTCACAAGCAGCCTGCTCTAATACAAATGAATCTAGATTCAAGTTTATCAATCAGTTTTAGTTATCAGAATATCCATGCTGAAattatagtaaaatattttttgttattgccttgattttataattatgtaAGTGCTGTACTTGTCATTGTTACACAAAATTGACAGGGGAACTAGATACTAGAGAAAAACTAGATACTTGCATAATTATTGTAACTGAATTAATTACATAATATGATTATTTGCAGCCCTATATGTCCTATAATCACCTCACATTGAGGTCACTTAGAATCCTTCTATGTGTTACTTGATAATGTTTAGTCATAGGAATATTGGTATGGCTTTCATTGCAATTTAGGAAGTCACAATTTGCTGTTATCAGATCACTATCTATTTTGCTTCCATCACATCCAAAGCAGGGACACTATTAGGATACAGGTAGCTGTTTTGGTTTAGATGGTacatttttgttggtttattattttttatactgtatgctattcatttatttaatgatgagTTACAGAATATCTACTACACAGACCTCTTTAGCTTTTGCTGGTAATAAGACAGTTTTgtgaagttttatattttttacagtatgaagaaagtcataaatcaaggtaAGTTTAAAATATGCAGGTGGGTACATCAGAGAGGCAGTTACAGCAAGGTGGGGGAAACTTTTCAATAGGTGTAAGCTTTGGTTAGTTGCAACCAGTTGCCCACTATCTCATCTATCTCATTTATTAAGCACAGATGCAGTACAAACGTGCAGTTGGCTCTCAATGTTTTTGTCATGGCTATGTTCTATAAACTTCTGGAAACACTGAGCCAGTGAACATCAACTATGATTCCTAGTGAAACAAAGCATGAGGTCCTAGAACCAAGGCCGATTGCCAAAGCCCTGTAAAAACCACTGGTCTTATCAGAACCAAAACTTGCTCTCCATATCGCTTTCCAAGCACAAGTAACGGGCgtttaaaaaattcttttgtaGTGGCAGAATTTGCCTCACCTGGAAGCATAACATTTTCCATCCCTTATTTTAGGAAATACGCAACGGAGAATATCTTGGGCTTTCAACTTTGTGTGAATGTTCTTCACTGCATTATAAA
The Cricetulus griseus strain 17A/GY chromosome 1 unlocalized genomic scaffold, alternate assembly CriGri-PICRH-1.0 chr1_1, whole genome shotgun sequence genome window above contains:
- the Gnrhr gene encoding gonadotropin-releasing hormone receptor isoform X1; the protein is MANNASLEQNQNPCSAINNSIPLIQGKLPTLTLSGKIRVAVTFFLFLLSTAFNASFLSKLQKWTQKKEKGRKLSRMKVLLKHLTLANLLETLIVMPLDGMWNITVQWYAGEFLCKVLSYLKLFSMYAPAFMMVVISLDRSLAITRPLAVQSNSKLEQSMIGLAWILSIVFAGPQLYIFRMIYLEDGSGQAEVFSQCVTHCSFPQWWHQAFYNFFTFSCLFIFPLLIMLICNGKIIFTLTRVLHQDPRSTYSLDLSNNCRQTEFRE
- the Gnrhr gene encoding gonadotropin-releasing hormone receptor isoform X2 codes for the protein MANNASLEQNQNPCSAINNSIPLIQGKLPTLTLSGKIRVAVTFFLFLLSTAFNASFLSKLQKWTQKKEKGRKLSRMKVLLKHLTLANLLETLIVMPLDGMWNITVQWYAGEFLCKVLSYLKLFSMYAPAFMMVVISLDRSLAITRPLAVQSNSKLEQSMIGLAWILSIVFAGPQLPLHFPSSHHANLQWQNHLHPHKGPSSRSSQTTAESVQE
- the Gnrhr gene encoding gonadotropin-releasing hormone receptor isoform X3 — encoded protein: MANNASLEQNQNPCSAINNSIPLIQGKLPTLTLSGKIRVAVTFFLFLLSTAFNASFLSKLQKWTQKKEKGRKLSRMKVLLKHLTLANLLETLIVMPLDGMWNITVQWYAGEFLCKVLSYLKLFSMYAPAFMMVVISLDRSLAITRPLAVQSNSKLEQSMIGLAWILSIVFAGPQLYIFRMIYLEDGSGQAEVFSQCVTHCSFPQWWHQAFYNFFTFSCLFIFPLLIMLICNGKIIFTLTRVLHQDPRKLQLNQSKNNIPRARLRTLKMTVAFATSFIVCWTPYYVLGIWYWFDPEMLNRVSEPVNHFFFLFAFLNPCFDPLIYGYFSL